Proteins encoded together in one Myotis daubentonii chromosome 17, mMyoDau2.1, whole genome shotgun sequence window:
- the OTUD6B gene encoding deubiquitinase OTUD6B, giving the protein MEEGLADELDEEEQLVRKQRKEKKELQAKIQGMKNAVPKNDKKRRKQLTEDVAKLEAEMERRHREELEQLKLASQEGQRDFDAVNISNLVLENQPPRISRAQKRRDKKAALEKEQKERIAEAEIENLHGARHVESEKLAQILAARQLEIKQIPSDGHCMYRAIEDQLKERECPLTVAALRSQTANYMQSHMEDFLPFLTNPNTGDMYTPEEFGKYCDDIINTAAWGGQLELRALSHILQTPIEIIQADSPPIVVGEEYPNKPLILVYMRHAYGLGEHYNSVTWLVNRVTENCS; this is encoded by the exons ATGGAGGAAGGCTTGGCAGACGAGCTTGACGAAGAGGagcagctggtgagaaagcaacGCAAAGAGAAGAAGGAGTTGCAAG CCAAAATTCAAGGTATGAAGAATGCCGTTCCCAAGAACGAcaagaagaggaggaagcagcTCACGGAAGACGTGGCTAAGCTGGAGGCAGAAATGGAGCGGCGGCACCGAGAGGAGCTGGAGCAGTTGAAGCTGGCTTCCCAGGAGGGTCAG agagattttGATGCTGTTAACATTTCAAACTTGGTTCTTGAGAATCAGCCGCCTCGGATATCAAGAGCACAAAAGAGACGG GATAAAAAAGCTGCATTGGAAaaggagcagaaagaaaggaTAGCTGAAGCTGAAATTGAGAACTTACATGGAGCTAGACATGTAGAAAGTGAAAAACTTGCTCAAATATTGGCAGCTAGACAGTTGGAAATTAAACAGATTCCCTCGGACGGCCACTGTATGTATAGAGCCATTGAAGATCAGCTGAAAGAGCGGGAATGCCCTCTGACTGTAGCTGCCTTAAGAAGCCAAACTGCTAACTATATGCAAAGCCACATGGAAGACTTTCTGCCATTTTTAACAAACCCCAATACAGGAGATATGTATACTCCAg AAGAGTTTGGAAAGTACTGTGATGATATTATAAACACAGCTGCATGGGGAGGCCAGCTGGAG CTAAGAGCCCTGTCTCATATTTTACAAACACCAATAGAGATAATACAGGCAGATTCTCCTCCTATTGTAGTTGGCGAAGAATATCCAAACAAACCATTAATACTTGT atatATGAGACACGCATATGGCTTAGGAGAACATTACAATTCTGTCACGTGGTTGGTGAACAGAGTTACTGAAAACTGCAGCTAG